A genomic region of Candidatus Methylomirabilota bacterium contains the following coding sequences:
- a CDS encoding AtpZ/AtpI family protein — protein MSDEGPRPDRRWVQQLGVLSGVGLTLVISTVLGLWGGHALDGWLGTSPWLTLVGLLLGIAAGFVNLFRATGVFDGRQDRQD, from the coding sequence GTGAGCGACGAAGGTCCGCGGCCGGACCGGCGCTGGGTGCAGCAGCTCGGCGTCCTCAGTGGGGTGGGGCTCACGCTGGTGATCTCCACGGTGCTGGGTCTCTGGGGAGGCCATGCCCTGGACGGGTGGCTCGGCACCTCACCGTGGCTCACCCTGGTCGGGCTCCTGTTGGGGATTGCGGCGGGCTTCGTCAACCTCTTCCGGGCGACAGGTGTGTTCGATGGCAGGCAGGACCGCCAGGACTGA